A single genomic interval of Peribacillus sp. FSL H8-0477 harbors:
- a CDS encoding UDP-N-acetylglucosamine 1-carboxyvinyltransferase — MEKLKVAGGYPLKGSIRVSGAKNSAVALIPATILAGSSVTIEGLPDISDVQMLKSLLEEIGGKVDFSDGEMTVDPSQMISMPLPNGRVKKLRASYYLMGAMLGKFKKAVIGLPGGCHLGPRPIDQHIKGFEALGAQVTNEQGAIYLRANELRGARIYLDVVSVGATINIMLAAVLAKGKTIIENAAKEPEIIDVATLLNNMGAKIKGAGTDIIRIEGVENLSGCRHTIIPDRIEAGTFMILAAAVGDGIIIDNVIPQHVESVTSKLREMGVSVEAGDDQIFVAPSPYYKSVDIKTLVYPGFPTDLQQPFTSLLTKATGSSVVTDTIYGARFKHIDELIRMNASIKVGGSSAIIHGPVQMQGAKVKASDLRAGASLVIAGLMAEGITEITGLEHIDRGYSHLVEKLSGLGATIWREEMTPEEVEQLKN, encoded by the coding sequence ATGGAAAAACTAAAAGTTGCCGGGGGCTATCCTTTAAAAGGCAGCATTCGTGTCAGCGGTGCTAAGAACAGTGCGGTTGCACTAATCCCTGCTACTATTTTGGCAGGTTCATCTGTAACAATAGAAGGGCTTCCGGATATTTCGGACGTCCAAATGCTTAAGTCATTATTAGAAGAGATCGGCGGAAAAGTTGATTTCTCTGATGGAGAAATGACCGTTGATCCAAGTCAAATGATTTCAATGCCGCTGCCAAATGGGCGAGTCAAAAAGCTAAGGGCATCTTATTATTTAATGGGGGCTATGCTTGGGAAATTCAAGAAAGCTGTAATTGGCCTTCCGGGCGGCTGTCATCTGGGTCCGCGTCCAATTGATCAGCATATTAAAGGCTTTGAAGCACTTGGTGCACAAGTAACCAATGAGCAGGGTGCGATCTATTTAAGGGCGAACGAGCTTAGAGGTGCACGTATTTACTTAGATGTTGTCAGTGTAGGAGCTACTATTAATATCATGCTTGCGGCTGTTCTGGCTAAAGGAAAAACAATCATAGAAAACGCCGCGAAAGAACCCGAAATTATTGACGTGGCAACACTTTTAAATAATATGGGTGCAAAGATAAAGGGTGCAGGTACGGATATTATTCGAATAGAAGGTGTCGAAAACCTGAGTGGATGCCGTCATACGATTATTCCTGACCGAATTGAAGCTGGAACTTTTATGATTTTAGCGGCAGCTGTAGGAGACGGTATAATTATCGATAATGTAATTCCGCAGCATGTTGAATCGGTCACATCAAAACTTAGAGAAATGGGCGTATCAGTAGAAGCTGGCGATGATCAGATATTTGTAGCGCCAAGTCCTTATTATAAATCAGTAGATATCAAGACACTTGTTTATCCTGGTTTTCCGACTGATTTACAACAGCCTTTTACCTCGCTTCTTACCAAAGCAACGGGGTCAAGTGTGGTTACAGATACCATTTACGGAGCACGTTTCAAGCATATAGATGAGCTAATCCGTATGAATGCTTCTATTAAGGTTGGAGGCAGTTCAGCGATTATTCATGGACCGGTCCAAATGCAAGGAGCTAAAGTAAAAGCAAGTGATTTGCGTGCAGGTGCTTCACTTGTGATTGCAGGTTTAATGGCTGAAGGAATCACTGAAATCACTGGACTTGAACACATTGACCGCGGGTATAGTCATTTGGTTGAAAAGCTCTCAGGCCTCGGTGCCACTATTTGGCGTGAAGAAATGACGCCCGAAGAGGTTGAACAATTGAAAAATTAA
- the fsa gene encoding fructose-6-phosphate aldolase, with product MKFFIDTANIEEIREAHALGILSGVTTNPSLVAREKGVSFHERLQEITSLVKDSVSAEVIALDFEGMMAEAKELTAIAPNITIKLPMTPDGLKAVAALSKDGVKTNVTLIFSANQALLAARAGASYVSPFLGRLDDIGQNGLDLVSDIADIFAIHDIPTEIIAASIRHPMHITQAALKGAHIATVPYKVIMSLFHHPLTEKGIEAFIKDWNSRPEA from the coding sequence ATGAAATTTTTTATTGATACTGCAAATATTGAAGAAATCCGTGAGGCACATGCTCTTGGAATTCTTTCTGGAGTAACGACTAATCCATCTCTAGTTGCACGAGAGAAAGGTGTTTCTTTCCACGAACGTTTGCAAGAAATCACGAGCCTGGTTAAAGATTCAGTCAGCGCGGAAGTGATTGCTCTTGATTTCGAAGGAATGATGGCAGAGGCAAAAGAACTCACTGCTATTGCACCGAATATCACCATAAAATTACCCATGACACCTGATGGTTTAAAAGCGGTTGCTGCACTCTCAAAAGATGGTGTGAAAACAAACGTCACACTGATTTTCAGTGCTAATCAAGCGTTGCTGGCTGCACGTGCAGGAGCAAGCTATGTATCACCATTCCTAGGAAGACTAGATGATATAGGACAAAATGGACTTGATCTTGTATCGGATATTGCCGATATTTTTGCTATACACGATATTCCAACGGAGATTATTGCGGCATCAATTCGTCATCCAATGCACATCACACAAGCTGCATTGAAGGGTGCTCACATCGCAACTGTTCCGTATAAAGTTATTATGTCGTTGTTCCATCATCCATTGACTGAAAAAGGCATAGAAGCCTTTATAAAAGATTGGAATTCTCGTCCAGAAGCGTAA
- a CDS encoding class II fructose-bisphosphate aldolase, which yields MPLVSMKDMLNKALDEKYAVGQFNINNLEWTQAILGAAEQEKSPVILGVSEGAARHMGGFKTVVMMVKGLLEDMKITVPVAIHLDHGSSYDKCIEAIEAGFTSVMIDASHHSIEENIETTKKVVDYAHTKDVSVEAEVGTVGGQEDDIIADGVVYADPKECELLVKQTGVDCFAPALGSVHGPYKGEPNLGYKEMEEVRDLTNIPLVLHGGTGIPTADIQKAISLGTSKINVNTECQLTFTAAVREVLKNDSEVYDPRKFIGPGRDAIKATVVGKMKEFGSTGKA from the coding sequence ATGCCTTTAGTATCAATGAAAGATATGCTAAATAAAGCGCTTGATGAGAAGTATGCAGTAGGTCAATTTAACATTAATAACCTAGAGTGGACACAAGCTATTCTTGGAGCAGCAGAACAAGAAAAATCTCCAGTAATCCTTGGTGTATCTGAAGGTGCAGCTCGTCACATGGGCGGATTCAAAACAGTTGTTATGATGGTTAAGGGTCTTCTAGAAGATATGAAAATCACTGTTCCTGTTGCGATTCATTTAGACCATGGTTCAAGCTATGATAAATGTATCGAAGCAATCGAAGCTGGATTTACTTCAGTTATGATTGATGCTTCACATCATTCTATTGAAGAAAACATTGAAACAACTAAAAAAGTTGTTGACTATGCTCACACTAAAGACGTTTCTGTTGAAGCTGAAGTAGGAACTGTAGGCGGACAAGAAGATGATATTATTGCGGATGGCGTAGTATACGCTGACCCTAAAGAATGTGAATTACTAGTAAAACAAACAGGCGTTGACTGTTTCGCTCCTGCTCTAGGATCTGTTCACGGACCTTACAAAGGTGAACCGAATCTTGGATACAAAGAAATGGAAGAAGTTCGTGATTTAACAAACATTCCATTAGTACTTCACGGTGGTACTGGAATTCCGACAGCGGATATTCAAAAAGCTATTTCTTTAGGAACTTCAAAAATCAATGTAAATACAGAATGTCAACTTACCTTCACAGCAGCAGTTCGTGAAGTTCTAAAGAATGACTCTGAAGTATATGACCCACGTAAATTCATTGGACCAGGACGCGACGCTATTAAAGCGACAGTTGTTGGGAAAATGAAAGAGTTTGGTTCAACTGGTAAAGCTTAA
- a CDS encoding response regulator, with the protein MSGKILIVDDQFGIRILLNEVFHKEGYQTFQAANGIQALEILTNHSPDLVLLDMKIPGMDGNEILKRMKQIDPDIKVIIMTAYGELDMIQQAKDLGAITHFAKPFDIDDIRSAVREYVPVQSS; encoded by the coding sequence ATGTCAGGAAAAATACTAATTGTTGATGATCAATTTGGAATAAGAATCTTGCTAAATGAAGTGTTTCATAAGGAAGGCTATCAAACCTTTCAGGCAGCAAATGGGATTCAAGCTTTAGAAATACTAACGAACCATTCTCCTGATTTAGTTTTACTAGATATGAAAATCCCAGGAATGGATGGGAATGAAATCTTAAAACGAATGAAGCAGATTGATCCGGATATCAAGGTGATCATCATGACTGCCTATGGTGAATTAGATATGATTCAGCAGGCAAAAGACCTAGGAGCAATCACCCATTTTGCCAAACCATTTGATATTGATGATATTCGTTCAGCTGTAAGGGAATACGTTCCTGTTCAATCAAGCTAA
- a CDS encoding DUF2529 domain-containing protein: MLKIFSTQMSGIFKRLLDKETFGFEDSARLLAQASVGDGSIYIKGFGEMNGILSEAFEGAEPFPGFPFDYKNMPYSQEDRVLLFTRTSADKEAIELAVKLQELNVPFAAISTVVPSDEPTLVELADVHIDLNLKKGLIPDESGNRVGIPNLMTALFTYYGIKFTLEEILQEF; the protein is encoded by the coding sequence ATGTTAAAAATATTTTCTACTCAGATGAGCGGGATATTCAAAAGATTATTGGATAAAGAGACCTTTGGCTTTGAAGACAGCGCACGACTGCTGGCACAAGCTTCAGTAGGTGATGGAAGTATCTACATCAAAGGCTTTGGTGAAATGAACGGCATCCTCTCAGAGGCATTTGAAGGTGCTGAACCCTTTCCTGGATTTCCGTTCGATTATAAAAACATGCCTTATTCTCAAGAAGATCGGGTTTTATTGTTTACTAGAACATCGGCAGATAAAGAAGCAATTGAATTAGCTGTGAAGTTACAGGAACTGAATGTTCCTTTTGCCGCTATTTCAACGGTCGTTCCATCCGATGAACCAACACTAGTAGAACTAGCGGATGTACATATTGACCTAAACTTGAAAAAAGGACTAATTCCAGACGAATCTGGAAACCGAGTTGGAATACCAAATTTAATGACTGCCTTATTTACTTACTATGGCATTAAGTTTACCCTGGAGGAAATTCTTCAAGAATTTTAA
- a CDS encoding CTP synthase codes for MTKYIFVTGGVVSSLGKGITAASLGRLLKNRGLSVYVQKFDPYINLDPGTMSPYQHGEVFVTDDGAETDLDLGHYERFIDINLSKYSNVTTGRVYSTVLRKERRGDYQGGTVQVIPHITNEIKERILRAGHETNADVVITEIGGTVGDIESLPFLEAIRQIKGDLGRDNVMYIHCTLVPFIKAAGELKTKPTQHSVKELRSLGIQPNIIVARTEIPISQDMKDKIALFCDIDAESVIECEDADTLYSIPLALQAQHMDQIVCDHLKLTCGEADMEDWKKLVEKVTNLKKVVKIGLVGKYVELQDAYISVVEALKHAGYTFDADIDIKWINSEEVNKGNVAEWLSDVDGILVPGGFGDRGIEGKISAIEYARVNQKPFFGICLGMQLASVEFARNVLGLDKAHTAEIDMETPDPIIDLLPEQKDVEDLGGTLRLGLYPCKLEEGSKAYEAYADEVVYERHRHRYEFNNHYRQMMEEAGFVFSGTSPDGRLVEIIELKDHPWFVACQFHPEFISRPNRPQPLFRDFVEMSLKMKK; via the coding sequence ATGACAAAATATATATTTGTAACAGGCGGCGTTGTATCTTCTTTAGGAAAAGGAATTACAGCTGCTTCACTAGGAAGACTACTTAAAAATAGAGGGTTAAGTGTTTACGTTCAAAAGTTTGATCCGTATATTAACCTTGACCCAGGAACTATGAGTCCATATCAGCATGGTGAAGTGTTCGTGACGGATGACGGTGCAGAAACTGACCTCGATTTAGGGCATTATGAGCGGTTCATTGATATCAACTTAAGTAAATACAGCAATGTAACAACAGGTAGAGTTTACTCTACTGTTTTAAGAAAAGAACGTAGAGGCGACTATCAAGGCGGAACGGTTCAAGTCATTCCACATATTACGAATGAAATTAAAGAACGAATTCTACGAGCTGGCCACGAAACGAATGCAGACGTGGTTATCACAGAAATCGGCGGTACAGTTGGTGATATTGAATCCCTGCCATTCTTAGAAGCAATTCGTCAAATTAAAGGTGATCTTGGCCGTGACAATGTTATGTATATTCATTGTACACTTGTTCCATTTATCAAAGCTGCGGGTGAGTTAAAAACAAAACCAACTCAGCACAGTGTGAAAGAATTACGGAGTCTTGGTATTCAGCCAAACATTATTGTGGCTCGTACAGAAATTCCAATTTCTCAAGATATGAAGGATAAAATTGCGTTATTCTGCGATATTGACGCAGAGTCCGTTATCGAATGTGAAGATGCTGATACCCTTTACTCAATTCCACTTGCTCTTCAAGCTCAACATATGGACCAAATCGTTTGCGATCATTTAAAGCTAACTTGCGGTGAAGCGGATATGGAAGACTGGAAGAAGCTTGTTGAAAAAGTAACAAATCTTAAAAAAGTAGTGAAAATTGGTCTTGTTGGGAAGTATGTAGAACTTCAAGATGCTTATATTTCCGTTGTAGAAGCATTAAAACATGCTGGATACACATTCGATGCAGATATTGATATTAAGTGGATCAACTCTGAAGAAGTGAATAAAGGAAATGTTGCTGAATGGTTGAGCGATGTTGACGGAATTCTAGTACCAGGAGGATTCGGTGACCGCGGAATTGAAGGGAAAATTTCTGCGATTGAGTATGCTCGTGTGAATCAAAAGCCTTTCTTTGGTATTTGTTTGGGTATGCAGCTTGCTTCTGTTGAATTTGCACGTAACGTCTTAGGACTAGATAAAGCTCATACAGCGGAAATCGATATGGAAACGCCAGATCCAATCATCGATCTTCTGCCAGAACAAAAAGATGTAGAAGACTTAGGAGGTACGCTTCGTCTTGGCTTGTACCCATGTAAATTGGAAGAAGGATCGAAAGCCTATGAAGCATATGCGGATGAAGTGGTTTATGAACGTCATCGTCACCGCTATGAATTTAATAATCATTACCGTCAAATGATGGAAGAAGCAGGATTTGTCTTCTCTGGAACGAGCCCAGATGGTCGTTTAGTTGAAATTATTGAGCTTAAGGATCATCCTTGGTTCGTAGCTTGTCAATTCCACCCAGAGTTCATCTCACGCCCGAATCGTCCACAGCCGCTTTTCCGTGACTTTGTGGAAATGTCATTGAAAATGAAGAAATAA
- the rpoE gene encoding DNA-directed RNA polymerase subunit delta — protein MRGLSLKQLPKEQLAEMSLIELAYELLVEKNEPYLFKELTAEIGVLAGHSKQEVKRRIAQFYTDLNVDGRFTPLGENRWGLKVWYPIDQIAEEVVHAVKPKKKKAKKAAVVVDDFDEVDEEEDEDFIESDDIDDLDDDDDEVEEDLLVDEDLVDDDDDDDDEELAIDEKIIDEDFDLDDDEDEEEIDEVDTEKE, from the coding sequence GTGCGGGGATTGAGTTTAAAACAATTACCAAAAGAGCAATTGGCAGAAATGTCGTTAATAGAACTTGCTTACGAACTATTAGTAGAGAAAAATGAGCCCTACTTATTTAAAGAGCTTACAGCAGAAATTGGAGTTTTAGCAGGACATTCAAAACAAGAAGTTAAGAGAAGAATTGCGCAATTCTACACAGATCTTAATGTAGACGGCCGCTTTACACCACTTGGCGAAAATCGATGGGGTTTAAAAGTTTGGTACCCAATTGATCAAATTGCTGAAGAAGTTGTACATGCAGTTAAGCCTAAAAAGAAAAAGGCGAAAAAAGCAGCAGTTGTGGTTGATGACTTTGATGAGGTTGATGAAGAGGAAGATGAAGACTTTATTGAATCAGACGACATTGATGATTTAGATGATGACGATGATGAAGTAGAGGAAGATCTGCTTGTTGATGAAGATCTAGTGGATGATGACGACGATGACGATGACGAAGAATTAGCTATCGATGAAAAAATAATCGATGAAGATTTCGACTTGGATGATGACGAAGATGAAGAAGAAATTGATGAAGTGGATACCGAGAAAGAATAA
- the icmF gene encoding fused isobutyryl-CoA mutase/GTPase IcmF, translating into MSTVEVYKPKHHLRFVTASSLFDGHDASINIMRRIMQSSGVEVIHLGHNRSVEEVVNAAIQEDVQGIAMSSYQGGHVEYFKYMYDLLKEKGAPHIRIYAGGGGVIVPREIKELHDYGIARIFSPEDGRENGLQGMINLMLEESDYSTECSSLQNHIDELRAGNMKTIAQYITFAENRLELSEEAAAAAESLLDQIKTSNQQVPVVGITGTGGAGKSSLTDELIRRFIHEIPEKKVAVLSVDPTKQKTGGALLGDRIRMNAIFSDRVYMRSLATRHSKTELSLAIKDAISVVKAAGFDLVIVETSGIGQGDAEIAEICDVSLYVMTSEFGAPSQLEKIDMIDYADLIVINKYERKGSEDAKNQVQKQFQRSRMLFEEDPSGMPVYGTIASQFNDPGTNALFAALIEKVNEKAGTNWDSAFSKDVDVKKQNIIIPNDRRYYLREISDTVRQYHGKAEEQVLIARRVFQLEGAIEAVKVNEPDTVVLAALETLKQDTEEKLTQESKQILNGWIQFKERYAGKQFVTNIRGKELITELTTKSLSGLSIPKVALPRFKDYGEILGWVYRENVPGAFPFTAGVFPFKREGEDPLRQFAGEGSPSRTNRRFHYLSKNDEAKRLSTAFDSVTLYGEDPDYRPDIYGKVGESGVSICTLDDMKKLYEGFNLCQPSTSVSMTINGPAPIILAMFMNTAIDQQVSLAETEKGRILTPEEYAEVRSYTLEHVRGTVQADILKEDQGQNTCIFSTEFALKMMGDIQAFFIDNRVRNYYSVSISGYHIAEAGANPISQLAFTLANGFTYVEYYLSRGMNIDDFAPNLSFFFSNGLDPEYSVIGRVARRIWSTVMRNKYGANERSQKLKYHIQTSGRSLHAQEIDFNDIRTTLQALLALQDNCNSLHTNAYDEAITTPTEDSVRRAMAIQMIITKEYGLSKNENPTQGSFIIEELTDLVEEMVLQEFDRLNDRGGVLGAMETQYQRGKIQDESMHYEMKKHTGELPIIGVNTYLNPNPPSSEQMDQMELARATKEEKEEQIRNLREFQKKNEQLVDEALQRLKTTAKNGENIFVELMECVKRASLGQITHALYEVGGQYRRNM; encoded by the coding sequence ATGAGTACAGTTGAGGTATATAAGCCTAAACATCATCTTCGCTTTGTAACAGCTTCAAGTTTGTTTGATGGTCACGATGCTTCAATCAATATTATGCGGCGCATTATGCAATCAAGTGGTGTAGAGGTCATTCATCTCGGTCATAATCGTTCAGTAGAAGAAGTCGTCAATGCGGCCATACAGGAAGATGTACAAGGAATTGCTATGTCCTCCTATCAAGGCGGCCATGTAGAGTATTTTAAATATATGTATGATTTGTTAAAGGAAAAAGGAGCCCCTCATATCCGAATCTATGCAGGCGGCGGCGGGGTCATTGTTCCACGTGAAATAAAGGAGCTGCATGACTACGGTATTGCCAGGATTTTCTCGCCAGAAGACGGAAGAGAAAATGGTCTGCAGGGGATGATTAACCTCATGCTTGAGGAAAGTGATTATTCGACGGAATGTTCGTCCCTTCAGAATCATATAGATGAACTAAGAGCAGGAAATATGAAAACGATTGCTCAGTATATTACGTTTGCTGAAAACCGGCTCGAGCTTTCTGAGGAGGCAGCGGCAGCAGCGGAAAGTCTTCTTGATCAAATTAAGACGTCAAATCAGCAGGTTCCAGTTGTTGGAATAACGGGTACAGGTGGAGCAGGGAAAAGCTCATTAACAGATGAATTAATTAGACGGTTTATTCATGAGATTCCAGAAAAAAAGGTAGCCGTTCTTTCCGTAGATCCTACTAAGCAAAAAACAGGCGGAGCACTGCTGGGAGATCGAATTCGGATGAATGCCATTTTTTCAGACCGGGTCTATATGCGCAGCTTAGCAACCCGCCATTCAAAAACCGAACTGTCTCTGGCAATTAAAGATGCTATTTCGGTTGTCAAGGCAGCTGGATTTGATTTAGTCATTGTGGAAACGAGTGGAATTGGTCAAGGTGATGCTGAAATTGCCGAAATCTGTGATGTCTCACTGTATGTGATGACTAGTGAATTTGGTGCGCCTTCACAGCTTGAGAAAATCGATATGATCGATTATGCCGATTTAATTGTAATAAATAAATACGAACGAAAAGGCTCAGAAGATGCAAAAAATCAAGTTCAGAAACAGTTCCAGCGCAGCCGCATGCTTTTCGAAGAAGATCCGTCCGGTATGCCGGTTTACGGAACAATCGCTTCTCAATTCAATGACCCAGGAACCAATGCGCTTTTTGCAGCATTGATCGAGAAAGTAAATGAAAAAGCGGGAACCAATTGGGACTCTGCCTTTTCGAAAGACGTCGATGTTAAAAAGCAGAACATTATCATTCCAAATGATCGCCGTTATTACCTAAGGGAAATTTCCGACACGGTCAGACAATACCATGGAAAAGCTGAGGAACAAGTTTTAATTGCCCGCAGAGTGTTTCAACTTGAGGGAGCAATTGAGGCCGTCAAAGTGAATGAACCGGATACTGTGGTACTTGCCGCGCTAGAAACCTTAAAGCAAGATACGGAAGAAAAGCTCACTCAAGAATCAAAGCAGATTTTAAATGGATGGATACAGTTTAAAGAACGGTATGCGGGGAAACAATTCGTGACGAATATCCGCGGGAAAGAACTTATAACGGAATTAACCACTAAAAGTCTATCTGGGTTGTCTATTCCCAAGGTGGCTTTGCCGAGGTTTAAAGACTACGGGGAAATTTTAGGCTGGGTCTATCGTGAGAATGTTCCTGGTGCGTTTCCATTTACGGCTGGTGTCTTTCCATTCAAGCGTGAAGGAGAAGATCCATTACGGCAATTTGCTGGAGAAGGTTCCCCGAGCCGGACAAACCGCCGCTTTCATTACCTGTCGAAGAACGATGAGGCGAAGCGGCTTAGTACAGCTTTTGATTCTGTGACTTTATATGGTGAAGATCCGGATTATCGTCCCGATATTTACGGTAAAGTCGGTGAAAGTGGAGTAAGTATTTGTACGCTTGATGATATGAAAAAGCTTTATGAAGGATTCAATCTTTGTCAACCATCTACCTCGGTTTCGATGACAATTAACGGGCCGGCTCCCATAATTCTTGCCATGTTTATGAATACTGCCATTGATCAGCAGGTTAGTCTGGCTGAAACTGAAAAGGGTAGAATTCTGACTCCAGAAGAATATGCTGAGGTCAGAAGCTATACACTTGAACATGTTAGAGGAACGGTCCAAGCGGATATCCTCAAGGAAGATCAAGGTCAAAATACCTGTATCTTTTCAACTGAATTTGCTTTAAAAATGATGGGGGATATTCAAGCCTTTTTTATCGATAATCGTGTCCGTAATTACTACTCTGTCTCCATATCGGGCTACCATATTGCGGAAGCAGGTGCGAATCCTATTTCACAGCTGGCGTTTACGCTTGCGAACGGATTCACCTATGTTGAGTATTACTTGAGCCGTGGAATGAATATCGATGACTTTGCACCAAATCTATCTTTCTTCTTCTCCAATGGACTGGACCCAGAATATAGTGTGATTGGCAGAGTGGCTAGGCGTATTTGGTCCACAGTCATGAGAAATAAATATGGGGCAAATGAGAGAAGTCAGAAATTGAAATATCATATCCAAACCTCTGGACGTTCACTGCACGCTCAAGAAATTGATTTCAATGATATTCGGACGACCTTACAAGCGTTGCTTGCCCTTCAGGATAATTGTAATTCGCTTCATACAAATGCCTATGATGAAGCAATTACCACACCAACTGAAGATTCTGTAAGACGTGCGATGGCCATTCAAATGATTATTACTAAAGAATATGGTTTGTCTAAAAATGAAAATCCAACTCAAGGGTCATTTATTATTGAAGAATTGACGGATTTAGTAGAAGAAATGGTCCTTCAGGAATTTGATCGTCTAAATGATCGCGGTGGGGTGCTTGGGGCAATGGAAACGCAATATCAACGAGGAAAGATTCAAGATGAATCTATGCATTATGAAATGAAAAAACATACTGGTGAACTTCCGATTATTGGTGTAAATACGTATCTGAATCCAAATCCGCCTTCTAGTGAACAGATGGATCAAATGGAACTTGCTCGAGCTACTAAAGAAGAAAAAGAGGAACAGATTCGAAATTTACGAGAATTCCAGAAAAAAAATGAACAGCTGGTGGATGAAGCTCTGCAAAGATTAAAAACGACTGCGAAAAACGGGGAGAATATCTTTGTTGAATTAATGGAATGTGTAAAAAGAGCAAGTCTTGGTCAAATCACTCATGCTTTATACGAAGTCGGCGGTCAATACCGCAGGAATATGTAA
- a CDS encoding TetR/AcrR family transcriptional regulator: protein MEKREVHASVKDEQLVSMRRTQMIKGAVTLFKDKGFHRTTTREIAKAAGFSIGTLYEYIRTKEDVLYLVCDFIYDEVKDRLQKEVHQNRGTIENLRLTIAYFFQVMDDMQDEVLVMYQEAKSLSKDALPYVLNKEIEMVKMFEVVISHCVENGELRLSEKEISLVAHNIFVQGQMWGFRRWALQKAYTLEEYIEIQTELLIGGLYVHQ, encoded by the coding sequence ATGGAGAAAAGAGAAGTTCACGCATCCGTAAAGGATGAACAGCTTGTCTCGATGAGACGGACGCAAATGATTAAAGGAGCGGTAACGCTGTTTAAGGATAAAGGCTTCCACCGGACGACAACTAGGGAGATTGCTAAAGCAGCAGGCTTCAGTATTGGAACACTCTATGAATACATTAGAACAAAAGAAGATGTTTTATATTTAGTTTGCGATTTTATCTATGATGAAGTAAAAGACCGGCTTCAGAAAGAGGTTCATCAAAATCGAGGAACCATTGAAAACTTACGGCTGACGATTGCCTATTTTTTTCAAGTGATGGACGACATGCAGGATGAGGTACTTGTTATGTATCAAGAAGCGAAGTCCCTCTCAAAAGATGCCTTGCCCTATGTACTAAATAAAGAAATAGAGATGGTTAAGATGTTTGAAGTAGTTATCTCACATTGTGTAGAAAACGGAGAGCTGCGTCTTTCAGAGAAAGAAATCAGCCTTGTTGCTCATAATATTTTTGTTCAGGGTCAAATGTGGGGGTTCCGAAGGTGGGCACTGCAGAAGGCATATACACTTGAAGAATATATTGAAATTCAAACGGAACTGTTAATTGGAGGATTGTACGTTCATCAATAG